A single region of the Thermoplasmata archaeon genome encodes:
- a CDS encoding NADH-quinone oxidoreductase subunit M, whose protein sequence is MSYWLTLLLVIPFVGFVVTWAVGTTQRVAKWVALAFSLAQLVLLTLILASFWLDLSSILGPRVAAIAQPGWTGEPVSYLERSTWVPQAGLNYILGFDGLSVPLAWLTPLLTTLAIVFHWDEEHRPREFFALLLFLEMSLTGVFMALDFFLFLIFWELVLIPMFILIGIWGGPNRRYAAMKFFVYTHVGYVVMLLSVFTLYWTYSEAANLAVTGSSLRTFDMTVFLEAARRHAVNGALAYMPLATQIPVMLGFLFGFLVKLPSFPFHTWLPDAHVEAPTGGSVLLAGVLLKMGGYGIFRIDLGMFPDAMRDLWWVVAVLGIVSMIYAAFVCLHQTDLKRLIAYSSVGHMGFVTLGAATLTTIGVEGGIFQMFNHGLITAVLFMLAGSVKHATGTRDIPKLQGLAKVMPQFSLILAIGFFASLGLPGLNSFWSEFMVFLGTYSSQSMGATRALVLVPMVSIVVTAAYYVYTMQRILFGEPPKDFEHVHDLMPWERLSYGVLVVLIFAVGLLPFAFLSVIQTYTVHSLPWLLGVP, encoded by the coding sequence GTGAGCTACTGGCTGACCCTCCTCCTGGTCATCCCGTTCGTCGGGTTCGTCGTGACCTGGGCCGTGGGGACGACCCAGCGGGTCGCCAAATGGGTGGCCCTCGCGTTCAGCCTCGCCCAGCTCGTCCTGCTCACGCTCATCCTGGCGTCGTTCTGGCTCGATCTCTCGTCGATCCTTGGGCCCCGCGTGGCGGCGATCGCCCAGCCCGGATGGACGGGCGAGCCCGTCTCGTACCTGGAGCGTTCGACCTGGGTGCCGCAGGCGGGCCTGAACTACATCCTGGGCTTCGACGGGCTGAGCGTCCCGCTCGCGTGGCTGACCCCGCTCCTGACCACGCTCGCGATCGTCTTCCACTGGGACGAGGAGCACCGCCCGCGGGAGTTCTTCGCCCTCCTGCTCTTCCTCGAAATGAGCCTCACGGGCGTCTTCATGGCCCTGGACTTCTTCCTGTTCCTGATCTTCTGGGAGCTCGTCCTGATCCCCATGTTCATCCTGATCGGGATCTGGGGCGGCCCGAACCGCCGCTACGCGGCGATGAAGTTCTTCGTGTACACGCACGTCGGCTACGTGGTCATGCTCCTCTCCGTGTTCACCCTGTATTGGACGTACAGCGAGGCGGCCAATCTCGCGGTGACGGGGAGCTCCCTGCGGACGTTCGACATGACCGTGTTCCTCGAGGCGGCGCGCCGCCATGCCGTGAACGGCGCCCTCGCGTACATGCCCCTCGCGACCCAGATCCCCGTGATGCTCGGGTTCCTGTTCGGCTTCCTCGTGAAGCTGCCCTCGTTCCCGTTCCACACCTGGCTGCCGGACGCCCACGTCGAGGCGCCCACGGGCGGCTCCGTGCTCCTGGCCGGCGTCCTCCTGAAGATGGGAGGCTATGGCATCTTCCGCATCGACCTGGGGATGTTCCCGGATGCCATGCGCGACCTTTGGTGGGTCGTCGCGGTGCTCGGCATCGTCTCCATGATCTACGCCGCGTTCGTGTGCCTGCACCAGACCGATCTGAAGCGGCTCATCGCGTACAGCTCGGTAGGCCACATGGGCTTCGTGACGCTGGGCGCCGCCACGCTGACCACGATCGGCGTGGAGGGCGGCATCTTCCAGATGTTCAACCACGGCCTGATCACGGCGGTCCTGTTCATGCTCGCCGGATCCGTGAAGCACGCCACGGGCACGCGGGACATCCCGAAGCTCCAGGGCCTCGCCAAGGTGATGCCCCAGTTCTCCCTGATCCTGGCCATCGGGTTCTTCGCCTCCCTGGGCCTGCCGGGCCTCAACTCGTTCTGGTCCGAGTTCATGGTCTTCCTCGGGACGTACAGCTCCCAGTCCATGGGCGCGACGCGCGCCCTGGTGCTCGTCCCCATGGTCTCCATCGTGGTCACCGCTGCCTACTACGTGTACACGATGCAACGGATCCTGTTCGGCGAACCGCCGAAGGACTTCGAGCACGTCCACGACCTGATGCCCTGGGAGCGTCTCTCGTACGGCGTCCTCGTCGTCCTGATCTTCGCGGTAGGCCTGCTCCCGTTCGCGTTCCTGTCCGTCATCCAGACGTACACGGTCCACAGCCTCCCGTGGCTCCTGGGGGTGCCGTGA
- a CDS encoding NADH-quinone oxidoreductase subunit M, with amino-acid sequence MDVAFPLLTYIIFVPLVGAVLTYAFGSSVRAAKGIAVATSLVTLGLGSLLLAGFLMPADVVLRKETIGGLSYYAGEQLTWAQITSQLSVHYLVGADELSAVLIFLNTLLTPLALAFSWDEHHRVPEFFAMFLLLECTVNGIFLSLDLFQFLVFWEVQLVPMYFIIAVWGGPRRKYAAIKFFMYTFLASLPLLVAVFALVFYTGTFDMRQIIATSSVPIGAIGDLMFVAMLVAFGTKLPTFPLHTWLPDAHVEAPTGGSVILAGILLKLGGYGLIRFNVEMIPKAAADMWWLLAAVGVVSILYGAVVCLVQNDLKRMVAFSSVSHMGFVTLGIAAGVYAFSHLPPGSPLLAGAVLGFSGAVFQLFAHGLVSAALFMVSGSIGHKIGTRNISDLGGIAKVAPRTATFMMVSFMASLGLPGLVGFAAEYGVFVGVYAAFGLWVLVPILTVVFTAAYYIFAMQRSLFGPLNPKWEKYPDMGKHETLPLSVLAVTFAIFGIVPIVIYQLITPWAFHLLTGLI; translated from the coding sequence ATGGACGTCGCGTTCCCTCTCCTGACCTACATCATCTTCGTGCCCCTCGTGGGAGCCGTCCTCACCTACGCGTTCGGGTCCTCGGTCCGTGCCGCCAAGGGGATCGCCGTGGCCACGAGCCTCGTGACGCTGGGTTTGGGTTCCCTCCTCCTTGCGGGCTTCCTGATGCCCGCGGATGTCGTGCTCCGCAAGGAGACGATCGGGGGGCTGTCCTACTACGCCGGGGAGCAGCTCACCTGGGCGCAGATCACCTCCCAGCTCAGCGTGCACTACCTGGTCGGTGCGGACGAGCTCTCCGCCGTCTTGATCTTCCTGAACACGCTCCTCACGCCTCTCGCCCTGGCCTTCAGCTGGGACGAGCACCACCGTGTCCCCGAGTTCTTCGCCATGTTCCTCCTCCTCGAGTGCACGGTGAACGGGATCTTCCTCTCCCTGGACCTGTTCCAGTTCCTCGTGTTCTGGGAGGTCCAGCTGGTCCCCATGTACTTCATCATCGCGGTGTGGGGCGGCCCGCGTCGGAAGTACGCGGCCATCAAGTTCTTCATGTACACGTTCCTGGCGAGCTTGCCGCTCCTCGTGGCCGTGTTTGCCCTCGTGTTCTACACGGGCACGTTTGACATGCGGCAGATCATCGCGACGAGCTCGGTCCCCATCGGCGCGATCGGCGACCTCATGTTCGTCGCCATGCTCGTGGCCTTCGGCACGAAGCTCCCGACGTTCCCCCTGCATACGTGGCTGCCGGACGCCCACGTCGAGGCGCCCACGGGCGGCTCCGTGATCCTGGCGGGCATCCTGCTCAAGCTCGGCGGGTACGGCCTCATCCGCTTCAACGTGGAGATGATCCCGAAGGCCGCGGCGGACATGTGGTGGCTCCTGGCCGCCGTGGGCGTCGTCTCCATCCTCTACGGTGCCGTGGTCTGCCTCGTGCAGAACGACCTGAAGCGCATGGTCGCGTTCTCGAGCGTCAGCCACATGGGGTTCGTCACCCTGGGCATCGCCGCGGGCGTGTACGCGTTCTCGCACCTCCCGCCCGGCTCGCCCCTCCTGGCGGGCGCCGTGCTGGGCTTCAGCGGCGCGGTCTTCCAGCTCTTCGCGCACGGCCTCGTGTCCGCGGCCCTCTTCATGGTGTCGGGCTCCATCGGCCACAAGATCGGAACGCGGAACATCTCGGACCTCGGCGGGATCGCCAAGGTGGCCCCGCGGACCGCGACGTTCATGATGGTCTCCTTCATGGCCTCCCTGGGCCTCCCGGGCCTCGTCGGTTTCGCCGCGGAGTACGGGGTCTTCGTGGGCGTCTACGCCGCGTTCGGCCTTTGGGTCCTCGTCCCCATCCTGACCGTCGTGTTCACCGCCGCGTACTACATCTTCGCGATGCAGCGCTCCCTCTTCGGTCCCTTGAACCCGAAGTGGGAGAAGTACCCCGACATGGGGAAGCACGAGACCCTCCCCCTGTCGGTGCTTGCGGTCACGTTCGCCATCTTCGGCATCGTGCCCATCGTGATTTACCAGCTCATCACGCCCTGGGCGTTCCATCTGCTCACGGGGCTGATCTAG